The following are from one region of the Sorghum bicolor cultivar BTx623 chromosome 2, Sorghum_bicolor_NCBIv3, whole genome shotgun sequence genome:
- the LOC110432344 gene encoding uncharacterized protein LOC110432344, which yields MALRVLARKLRFPATSVLQRASTPVVSPPASSRLLTSHSSQSGGAKRAVNETRNARPRWRNYKKLEKRFLRDMEKDMKNFKELSLAMDNLPRNVVLTSSVGLAVLTTGWAYAIGVFDWNRMGDSEPSDQQGVV from the exons ATGGCGCTGCGCGTTCTGGCCCGTAAGCTGAGGTTCCCTGCCACGTCCGTTCTCCAGCGGGCGTCGACCCCCGTGGTGTCGCCGCCGGCGAGCTCCCGACTTCTCACCTCCCACTCCTCTCAG AGTGGAGGAGCCAAGAGAGCAGTGAATGAGACCAGGAATGCTCGACCAAGGTGGAGGAATTACAAGAAACTGGAGAAGCGTTTTTT GCGCGATATGGAGAAGGACATGAAGAATTTCAAGGAGCTTTCATTAGCTATGGACAACTTGCCAAGGAATGTTGTACTCACTTCCTCTGTTGGTCTTGCGGTTTTGACAACCGGCTGGGCGTATGCCATTGGTGTTTTCGATTGGAACAGAATGGGGGACAGTGAACCTTCGGATCAACAAGGTGTTGTGTAG